In a genomic window of Quercus lobata isolate SW786 chromosome 4, ValleyOak3.0 Primary Assembly, whole genome shotgun sequence:
- the LOC115987254 gene encoding vesicle-associated protein 1-2: MSTGDLLSIEPQELQFPFEPRKQISCSLQLFNKTDDYVAFKVKTTNPKKYCVRPNTGIVMPKSSCDVTVTMQAQKEVPPDMQCRDKFLLQSVVASPGAAAKDITPEMFNKESGHHVEESKLRVVYVAPPRPPSPVHEGSEEGSSPRASVSDNGNINTSEFTTVTSRAFAARPEPQDNSSETKALISKLTEEKSSAIQQNNKLQQELELLRREANKSRGGGIPLIFVLLVGLIGIILGYFLKKT; this comes from the exons ATGAGTACCGGCGACCTTCTCAGCATCGAGCCTCAAGAGCTCCAATTCCCTT tTGAGCCGAGGAAGCAGATCTCGTGCTCTTTGCAACTGTTCAATAAGACCGATGACTATGTGGCTTTCAAG GTGAAGACTACAAATCCAAAGAAGTACTGTGTGAGACCCAACACTGGAATTGTGATGCCCAAGTCTTCCTGTGATGTtacag TTACAATGCAAGCTCAAAAGGAGGTACCGCCGGATATGCAATGCAGGGACAAGTTCTTGCTCCAAAGCGTGGTGGCGAGTCCCGGAGCTGCTGCAAAAGATATAACCCCAGAAATG TTTAATAAGGAGTCAGGGCATCATGTCGAGGAGAGCAAATTAAGGGTTGTCTATGTTGCTCCCCCACGACCACCATCGCCAGTTCATGAAGGATCAGAAGAGGGGTCTTCGCCTAGGGCTTCAGTATCTGATAACGGGAACATTAATACTTCTGAATTTACAACT GTGACATCACGAGCTTTCGCGGCGCGACCAGAGCCTCAAGATAACTCATCCGAG ACAAAGGCTCTCATTTCAAAGCTGACCGAGGAGAAAAGTTCTGCTATTCAGCAAAATAACAAACTTCAGCAAGAACTG GAGCTCTTGAGGCGTGAAGCCAACAAAAGCCGCGGTGGTGGTATCCCACTTATATTTGTGCTTCTTGTCGGCTTGATTGGCATCATTTTGGGGTATTTTCTGAAGAAGACATGA